The DNA window CTCGCCTTGGGTGTCATGGCCAGGGCCTGCGCCAATTTGGCGGCGCTGCTGCTCAGGTCCACCGCATGCCTGGCCGAGAGTTGGCGGGCGCGCTCGTGCAACTCGGCTGCGCATGGCATGGCGGCCTGCTTGCTGGCCAGAGCAATGGTGTTTTCGCCGTCCTCCGCCAGGATGGCGGCGACATGGTCGCCGAAGCTCTGACGCAGCCGTTGCACCAGAACGGCACGCAGGCTGTCCTTGGCCCAGATGTTCGACACCAGCACACCGCCGGGCTGCAGCGCGGCGGCACAGTCGTCGAAGAAGGCCTGGCTGCACAACGCGGGCGGCAGTCCGTCGGCGTCGAAGCCGTCGAGCATGAGGACGTCGCAGCAAGCCGGGTTGTCATGCAGCCAGGCGGCGCCGTCGATGCACAGCACCTGCAGCCGGTCGTCGTCGGGCGGGATGGCGAACAAGTCGCGCATGGCGATGACCTCGGGGCTGATTTCCAGCGCCGTGAATCGGGTGTGGCGCAGATGGGCGTGGCAGTATTTCGCCAGCGAGCCGCCACCCAGACCCAGCATGACGATATGCCTGGGTTCGGGCGCCAGCAGCAGGAAGGCCATCATGCCGCGGGTGTAGTCCAGCACCAGTTTGTCGGGTGTGGCCACACGCATGCGGCTTTGCACCGTGGCCATGCCGAAGTGCAGCGAAACTTCGCCGCGCTCCTGGCAGATGAAGGGCTGGCCGGCGGGCCTCTGGCGCAAACGTTTCATGGCGGCGGCTGCAACTTCGCGTTCAGCCGGCCTGGCGGCGCAAGGCTGGGAACAGGATGACGTCGCGAATGCTCGGGGCGTCGGTCAGCAGCATCACCAGCCGGTCGATGCCGATGCCGCAGCCGCCCGCGGGCGGCATGCCCACTTCGAGCGCGCGGATGTAGTCGGCGTCGTAATACATCGCTTCCTCGTCGCCGGCGTCCTTGTTCGCCACCTGGGCGGCGAAGCGCGCGGCCTGGTCCTCGGGGTCGTTGAGTTCGGAAAAGCCGTTGGCGATCTCGCGCCCGGTGGCGAACAGCTCGAAGCGCTCGGTGATGCCGGGGTCGGCATCGCTGGCGCGCGCCAGCGGCGAGACCTCGACCGGATGGTCGACGATGAAGGTGGGCTGCCAGAGCTGTGCTTCCACCACCGCCTCGAACAGGCCGAATTGCAGTTCGGCCAGGCTCCAGTGTGCCGGGGCTTTTTCGCCGGCGGCCTGGATGCGCTCGCGCAGCACGGCGGGATCAGCGGCTTCGGCCAGGCTGAGCCCGGCGGCTTGCACCAGCGAATCGCGCACGCTCATGCGGGCGAAGGGCGATTCGAGATCGACCTCGCGGCCCTGGTAGGGCAGGCGCGCGGTGCCGCAGGCGCGAATGGCGGCCTGGCGGATGAGCGCTTCGGTGTAGTCCATCATGTCGCGGTGGTTCCAGTACGCGGCGTAGAACTCCATCATGGTGAACTCGGGGTTGTGGCGCACCGAGATGCCTTCGTTGCGGAAGTTGCGGTTGATCTCGAACACGCGCTCGAAGCCGCCGACCAGCAGGCGTTTGAGGTAGAGCTCGGGCGCGATGCGCAGGAACATCTGCTGGTCCAGCGCGTTGTGGTGGGTGGCGAAGGGCTTGGCGTTGGCGCCGCCCGGAATCGGGTGCAGCATGGGCGTTTCCACCTCGACGAAACCGGCCTCTTCCATTTCGTGGCGCAGCGCCGAGACGATCTGGCCGCGCCGCACGAAGCGCTGGCGCGACTCGGGGGTGACCACGAGGTCCACATAGCGTTGGCGGTAGCGGGTTTCCACGTCTTCCAGGCCGTGGAACTTGTCCGGCAGGGGCTGCAGATTTTTCGCCAGCAGGCGCACGCTGCCGGCCTGCACGGTGAGTTCGCCGGTACGGGTCTTGAACAGCAGCCCCTCGCAGCCGAGGATGTCGCCCAGGTCGAAATGCTTGAACGCCGCGTGGCCGGACTCCCCGGCGTGGTCGTTGGTGACGTAGATCTGCATGCGGCCGCTGCCGTCCTGCAGGGTGCCGAAGCTGGCCTTGCCCATCACGCGCTTGAGCATCAGGCGCCCGGCAATCTTGACCCGCACGGCCTGGGCCTGCAGGATTTCGGCGTCCATCGCGCCGTATTCGGCATGCAGGTCGGCCGCCTGTGCGTCGGGCTTGAAGTCGTTCGGGTAGGCGGTTCCCTGGGCGCGCAGCGCCGCGAGCTTCTGCCGCCGCTCGGCCAGGAGTGTGCTGTGTCCGCCCTGACTCGCGTCGGCCGGGCTGTCGTTCTTGTCGGAAGTCATGCGTATTGTTCTCGTAGATAGTGCAATGAAGCCGCGGTTTCCGCGCTCAGTCCTTGGGCGTCCTGCGCCAGCAGGGCATGTTCGATGCGCGCCGCCAGGGTCTTGCCGAGTTCAACGCCCCACTGGTCGAAGGGGTTGATGCCGTACAGCCAGCCCTCCACCACGGTGCGGTGTTCATACAGCGCCAGCAGCGCGCCCAGGTGATAGGCCGAAAGCTGCTCCATCCAGATGAAGGTGGACGGCCTGCCTCCCGGACAGGCGCGGTGGCGCGCGGCGCGCGCGGCAGCTTCGGGCGGCATGCCCTGGGCCATCAGCTCGGTCTGCCAGCTCGATGCGTCCTTGCCGTTCCACAAGGCGTCGGCCTGGCCCAGGGCGTTCGCCAGCAGGGCCAGATGCTCGGGCAGGCGCGCATGCCAGGGCCGCACCACGGCGACGATTTCGTGGAACACCGGCACCGCGGCCTGGTGCAGGAGCTGGAAGTAGGTGTGCTGCACCGGCGTGCCCACGCCGCTGATGACCGCCGGCCCGCTGACATGCACCGGCAGCAGCCCGTCGGCGCTGGTGGACTTGCCCAGCGACTCCATGAGCAGTTGCTGCAGGTACAGCGGCATGTGGGAGAAGGCGTCGCCGTACAGTCCGATGGACAGCAGAGGCAGGCCGAAGCGCACGCGATACGCATGCGACAGCCCTGCGAGCAGCCCTGGCGCGCTCCGGTCCAGCGGCGTCGTCAGGAAATGCTCGTCCATCGCGCGGGCGCCGGCATGCAGTCGTTCCACGGTGTCGCGGCCAAAGGCCAGCAGCAGCACCAGTCCATGCGCGCTCCACACCGAGAAGCGTCCGCCGATCTCGGGCAGGGTGCGGAACACCTGCTCGGCGGGCATGCCGAAGCGCTCCTGGGCCAGGTCGGCATTGGAGGTCAGCGCGACAAGCCGGCTGCGGGCGGTCTCGGCGCCCAGGTGGCTCGACAGCCAGCGTATGGTCTCGGTGGCATTGCGCATGACCTCCTGGGTGCGGAAGGACTTGCTGTTGATCAGCACCCAGGTGCGGGCCGGATTGGCGGCGCCCAAGGCCGCGTCCAGCGTCGCGCCGTCCAGGTTCGCCACCCAATGGACGCGGCAGCGCGGCGCCTGTTGCACCGACAGGGCGGTGAACAGCGCCAGCATGGGGGTTTCGGAACCGCCCGCGCCGAGGTGGATGATGTCCAGCGGCGCGTTTCCTGCGCCATCGCCCACAAGGCGCTCGGCCCAGTCGGCCATGCGCGCGTGTTCGGCATGCAGGAAGTCGG is part of the Thiomonas sp. X19 genome and encodes:
- a CDS encoding transferase; the protein is MKRLRQRPAGQPFICQERGEVSLHFGMATVQSRMRVATPDKLVLDYTRGMMAFLLLAPEPRHIVMLGLGGGSLAKYCHAHLRHTRFTALEISPEVIAMRDLFAIPPDDDRLQVLCIDGAAWLHDNPACCDVLMLDGFDADGLPPALCSQAFFDDCAAALQPGGVLVSNIWAKDSLRAVLVQRLRQSFGDHVAAILAEDGENTIALASKQAAMPCAAELHERARQLSARHAVDLSSSAAKLAQALAMTPKASALREPATL
- the lysS gene encoding lysine--tRNA ligase, whose protein sequence is MTSDKNDSPADASQGGHSTLLAERRQKLAALRAQGTAYPNDFKPDAQAADLHAEYGAMDAEILQAQAVRVKIAGRLMLKRVMGKASFGTLQDGSGRMQIYVTNDHAGESGHAAFKHFDLGDILGCEGLLFKTRTGELTVQAGSVRLLAKNLQPLPDKFHGLEDVETRYRQRYVDLVVTPESRQRFVRRGQIVSALRHEMEEAGFVEVETPMLHPIPGGANAKPFATHHNALDQQMFLRIAPELYLKRLLVGGFERVFEINRNFRNEGISVRHNPEFTMMEFYAAYWNHRDMMDYTEALIRQAAIRACGTARLPYQGREVDLESPFARMSVRDSLVQAAGLSLAEAADPAVLRERIQAAGEKAPAHWSLAELQFGLFEAVVEAQLWQPTFIVDHPVEVSPLARASDADPGITERFELFATGREIANGFSELNDPEDQAARFAAQVANKDAGDEEAMYYDADYIRALEVGMPPAGGCGIGIDRLVMLLTDAPSIRDVILFPALRRQAG
- a CDS encoding phosphoheptose isomerase, translated to MPLPTTIDTSGLRLEFARHGAQALATARTTLAALPHCPTDLVSNIVLNGSEGRPAWHLLSRLGAKGGDAAAQAATDFLHAEHARMADWAERLVGDGAGNAPLDIIHLGAGGSETPMLALFTALSVQQAPRCRVHWVANLDGATLDAALGAANPARTWVLINSKSFRTQEVMRNATETIRWLSSHLGAETARSRLVALTSNADLAQERFGMPAEQVFRTLPEIGGRFSVWSAHGLVLLLAFGRDTVERLHAGARAMDEHFLTTPLDRSAPGLLAGLSHAYRVRFGLPLLSIGLYGDAFSHMPLYLQQLLMESLGKSTSADGLLPVHVSGPAVISGVGTPVQHTYFQLLHQAAVPVFHEIVAVVRPWHARLPEHLALLANALGQADALWNGKDASSWQTELMAQGMPPEAAARAARHRACPGGRPSTFIWMEQLSAYHLGALLALYEHRTVVEGWLYGINPFDQWGVELGKTLAARIEHALLAQDAQGLSAETAASLHYLREQYA